The nucleotide window GGCTCTGGGTTTTGATCGATTGATGATGCTAATAAGTGGGGTTGATCAAATAGACCAAGTCTTGGCTTTTTCTGAATTCCAGTGACGGGACGGGATGGCGAAAAACACAACTAATTGTATGGTTGTTCGACGGGCTGAAATACGGCAATATTGGCGTAATTAGGGATTGGACGCAGTTTCGTTAATCGCAAGGGGGGCGATGTATGGAAAACCGTTGGAGCAGTCGCAAAGATCTAAATATCGGTGTGGATGTGCATTGTGACGGTACCGTTGTTTCTTGCAGTTGCCGCGATATTGCAATGGGAGGTGCCTATCTGGAGTCCAGTGCGCCATCCATGTTGTCGCACAAGTCCGAAGTGGAATTGGTATTTCATCTTAAAGACGGTTTCAATAACATCAAATACGCCCTACCGGCGCAAATAGTCCGAGTGGATCAACAAGGTTATGCTTTACGGTTTCTCAGTAATGATACCGCCGCGTTTCGCTCCCTGCAGAGTTTGTTGTCGTATCAGTCCTGTTGAAAAATTGCAATTTAGTCCGATTCCAACGGATGTTGTTGCCGTTTCCACTGTGAATAACATTCAATGCCGCAGTAGTGTTGCACATACTCATCGGCTTCCTGGTGGATAGATGCAGAGACCGGAATTTCTTCCAAACAGATTTCACAAGCGACAAGATCGGGTTCTTTGGGTTTTGGTTTGTTATCCATATAGCGGCTCCGTGGATCAGCAACACGTGTTGGGAATTATGGGCTCTGTCGCGCTTGCGCGGGAACAGGTCGGGAAAGAAACTATCGTGTCTTAAGCATAGATCTATAGAGATAGGATTTCATGTCGTGACTGTGTCAGCTGTGTGACGGGATGGGCCAATCTAACCCAAGGAAAACTAGGTTTTCTGTATCTCGCCTATGATTTGTCCCATTTGTACATTTTTTCCCGGGGCCAGATTCTGCCAGGCCATGCTCTTGGGCGGAAATAATAAGATCACAGTTGATCCCATATTGAAACGTCCCATTTCCATCCCCTGTTCCAGCACAATGTTCTTATCTTTGTAATTCCAATTGCAGATGTGACGACCGTGCGGTGGGCTGACGGCGCCATGCCATACCGTTTCCATACCAGCCACAAAAATAGCACCCACCAAGATCATGGCCATGGGACCAGCCGGTGTTTCAAAATAGGCTATCACACGTTCGTTGCGGGCGAACAGGCGAGGAATGGCCCGTGTGGTGGCTGGGTTAACGCTGAAAAGACGGCCGGGAATGTGGCTCATTGCCACCAAATGACCGGAACGAGGCATATGGATTCGGTGATAGTCTTTGGGTGACAAATAGATGGTTGCAAAGTGGCCATTGTTGAAGCTGTCCACCCATTGTTGTTCACCCGCCAGCAATTCATGCAGGGTATATGACCGGCCTTTAGCTTGAAACACGTTGCCGTTGACGATATCGCCACTTTGGCTAATGGCCCCGTCTACCGGACTGACGATATGTTTGTCTCCAAAAGCAATGGGTCTGGCCTGTGTTTGTAGTGGTCGGGTAAAAAACTCGTTAAAACTGGCATAAGCGCTTGGGTCGCTGGGGTTTGCCTCGCTCATGTTGATTTTGTATTGTTTAATAAACCAACGAATGAAGAAATTTTTCCACCAGACGGTTTTGCTGCGTGTTAGGGCATGCATGAGGTTGGAAAGCGCGTAGTGAGGTAGTATGTATTGTGGCCAGGCTTTGACAAAATCCAACAGGCCGGCGGTCTCGTTATTAGAGTTGTTCATAGATCGTTTCGTTTAGGATATAAATAAGTTCAGGTCAGGGATTCAGGGCCAGGAATAATGTTCGGATTTCCTTGGCATAGTGCGGAGCCGGGAAGCGCGCAAAATAACGGCCCTTGGGATCAATTAACAGCAAGGCACTGCTGTGGCTGACCGGATAGTCGCCTTTGTAGCCTTCGCCCAATTTGTATTTAATGTTCAGTTGGCGGGTTAGTACATCGATTTGGTCTGATGTCCCGCTCAGAGCTACAAAATTTTCATCGAAATAGCTGATATAAGTCAGCAATTGTTTTGGGGTATCTCGTTTGGGGTCCACGGTGGCAAAGACATACTGCACATTGTTCTCCATTGGGGGAACGGGCAGCAGGTTTTTGGACAAAGTCTCCAATTCTGACAAAGTAGTAGGACAGATGTCCGGACAATTGGTGTAGCCAAAAAAGACAAATGTCCATTTATGAGCAAAACTTTTTTCAGTAAACGCCCGGTTGTGCTGATCAACCAATTGGAACGGGGCGATTTGTTTGGGTTCTGGGAGCAGGACCGCTTTTAGCTGCTCGGCCACTGTGGCATCATTGGCATTGGCAGTTAAGACATAAAAACTTAAACTGGTAACCAGCACCAGCAGCCTATGTGCCGGCGCAAGCCGGATCCTGGGAATTCGGGGTAATCGAGGCGATAGAAATAAGTGCCCAAGGTTTCTTAACATAACAAAAGGAAAAATTCGCATTGATTCAGTATGCGGCAAGTATACAGGGTTTTCGGGAATGTGGGAAAGATGGATTCAACTAATATCAAAATAGAAGACAATCAGGAATTTGATCACAAAACTCAGTTAACAACGGGTATTTTGCTGGTCAATCTGGGTACCCCGGAGAGCCCGACAGCGTCGGCATTAAGACGTTATTTGGCCGAATTTCTATGGGATCCTCGGATTGTGGATTTGCCTCGTTGGTTGTGGTGGTTCATTTTAAAAGTGATCTTGCTGATTCGGCCACGACGTTCTGCGGCGGCGTACAAAAAAATATGGACAGAAGCAGGGTCACCGTTGTTGGTGATTTCCCAGCGTCAAAAAGAGGTTATAGAACGATCTCTATCCAGCCTGTATACAGGTCCTATTGTGGTGGAGTTGGGTATGCGTTATGGCAATCCGTCCATTGCCTACGCTTTGCAGAGACTACGTCAAGCCCACGCGCAGCGGGTGCTGGTGCTGCCTTTGTACCCCCAGTATTCCTGCAGTACCACGGCGTCCACTTTTGATGCGGTTGCCGCCGCAGTTAAAAACTGGCGTTGGGTACCGGAGTTGCGAATGGTGAATTCCTATCACGATTTTCCCCCCTATATTGAAGCCTTGGCCAATAGTATCAAGGAATCCTGGGGAGCCAACGGGCAAGCACAAATGTTGTTGTTCTCGTTCCACGGCACACCCATGCGGTTTTTGGAAACCGGCGATCCCTATCACTGTATGTGTCAGACTACTGCCAGATTGGTCGCTGAGCGATTGGGATTGGTGGAAAGCCGTTGGCAAGTCACATTTCAGTCGATCTTCGGGCGGGAGAAATGGCTGCAGCCTTACACTATTAATACCCTGGAGACGCTGGCTCATTCCGGCGTACGCAGTGTGGATGTGGTGTGTCCCGGATTCTCTGCCGATTGCCTGGAGACTTTAGAAGAAATTCAGGAGGAAAATTGTCATGCGTTTCTCAATGCGGGTGGTAAAGAGTTTCGTTATATTCCAGCGTTAAACGATCGTGTAGATCACGTGCATGCCTTGTGTTCTTTGATTCAAATGCATACCCTGGGCTGGTTGGATACGGCTGAGCGTTGGGATGCGCAAGTACATCAACAAGCTAATGTCGATCGTGCTGAGCGGGCCAAGGCGCTGGGGGCAAAGAAATAGCCCAGTTAATAAGCCTTCAATACAAAAAAGGGCAACCGACCGAATCGGTTGCCCTTTTTTTATGTTCCACTTTATACCGAATTAATGCCCGGGAGCGTTTTCCAGTTTTTGTTGTAATTTTGCCAATGCCGCCTGTGTTTGTTTCAATTCTTTGAGAATATCGTCCTTGCTGGGTGGGCTTTGCAGCTGCTCCAGGCGTTCCTGTTTGGCTTCTTCCAGGTTATTTAACACGACGGCAATAAACAAGTTAATCACAACAAACGTGCCTACAGTGACAAAGCTGACAAAATACAACCAGAACAAATGGTGTAACTCCATGGCTTTGTACATGACGTCGGTCCAGTCTTCCAGAGTAACGACACGAAATAAAGTGAGTAGCGATATGCCCAGATTGCGCCAGTGTTCCGGGTCGTGTTGGTGGAACAAGTGATATCCGGCGACGGCATAGATATAGAAAATCACGCCCATTAACAGCAATACATGACCCATGCTGGGAATGGAGCGCACCAATGTGCTCACAATCAAACGCAATTCGGGGATGGTGGAGATGAGACGGGCAATCCGTAACAGACGCGCCAGACGCGCAATCATGGCGTATTCGCCGGTAGCGGGTATTAACGAGACCACAACCACGGTGAAATCAAACAGGTTCCAGCCATCACCAAAGTACAGTTTCAGGCGTGGTGCCACGGCAGCGATTTTTAATATGGCTTCCAGTACAAATACGGCTAATATGATGTTGTTGAGTAGAACCAGGCCACCGTTGTATTTGGCCACAATTTCCGGTGAAGTTTCCAGCCCCAAAACCACAGCGTTGATTAATATCAAGCCAACAATACCGTATTCGAAATACGTAGAGTCAACAAATTTTTTAAGCGTATTCTGCATGTTTTTCTCGTGTTCAAAAGCGGGCAAAGATACCGAATCGCGATGCGGACCGCAACTGTAGTGAAAACGTGGGAGAGGTTATTTTTTGGCGTGTTTGCGCCGTACCTGTTTGCGAATGTCGTCAAAGAATAATCCTGGATCGACACGAGCATCATTCAGGCTTACACCCCAGTGTAAATGGGGACCGGTGGCGCGGCCGGTTTTGCCAATGGCGCCGATTTGTTGGCCTCGTTCGATGGTGTCTCCCGGTTTTACATCAATGCGGGACATATGACAGTACATGGTGATAAGGCCGTTGCCATGATCCAGGAATACCGTATTGCCGTTAAAAAAGTAATCACCGGTTTGCAATACCACCGCTGCGGCCGGTGCCACAATAGGGGTTCCGTGGGGAGCGGCAATATCGATGCCGCTGTGGGGTTTACGGGGTTTTTGATTGAAAAAGCGACGCAACCCAAAAGGGCTGCTTAAGCGACCGTGTACCGGAATCTGAAAGTCTTCCGTAGAAGGTGGGGCGTCACGCCAGTGAGCCAGAGATGCGGTAATTTCCTCTTTTTCACTTAGAATACGTTTTAAATCTTCCGGGTTGGGATCCACTTTGCGTTTATTTTTTATCTTAAGATACTGTTTTTTATATTTTTTATTTTTGATTTTGAAACTAACGACAGAGTCTCCGGATGCGCGGCTGATGCGCAGTTGGTGCTGGCCCGGCTTAGTGTCCAAGGGGATGCCGGTCACGGCTCTCCAATGGTCGGTTTTCCCCGGGATGGGTACCACCATCACCGGGTTTTTGCCGAAATAGGCTTGGGGTTTGTCACTGGAATGACCCAGAGAAACCCATGCAACGCCACCGGGTACGGGATTGGCTTTGGGAACTACGGCCACAACAACCGTGGGGGTTAAAAGCAATAATAAGGCTGTGATGATTATTGCTTTTGTAAAGTGACGAATAACCGGTTTCATAAGTACTAAGAACCTCGCTTAGGGTTGAAGTTCATCATCCGCGGACTCGATTGTAGCGTTTGCATCAATCGGGTTCAGTGCATTGCTCGGTTCTATAGCGTCGACAGTACAGTGCAATGTACCCCGGTGTAATTGAGTTTTGACGCTTTGCCCCAGTTTTACTGTTTCGCTATTGCGGACAATGGTACCGTTGCTGCTGCGAACAATCGCATAACCGCGGCCTAAGGTTGCCAGGGGGCTGACCGCATCCAAGGCCCTCCCCAAGGCGCCCAATTGTTGCCGATGTTCATCCAGAATGTGTGCCATTACGGCGTGCAGACGTTGTCCGTATGCACCTAAGCGCCATTGCAATGGCGGAATTCTTTTTAGGGGAGACTGGAGTTCTAAACGAGAGCTCAGGTGTTGTAAGCGGGTGTGGTTTTGTTGTTGCAGTAAGGAGAAACTTTGCAATAGACGCTGTTCCAGCTCATCCAATCGTTGCGCCTGAGTCTGGAGTCTGCGAGCGGGGTGTTGCATGCGTTTACGCAACCATTCCAGTTGTTGTTTGCGATACAGCAGTTTGTTTTTAAATTCCCGTTGCAAGCGTTGTTGCAATGCTTGCAGCGTTTCCAGCCATTCTATCTTGTCCGGACTCACCAACTCCGCTGCCGCTGAGGGGGTGGCGGCGCGTACATCGGCAACAAAATCTGCAATGGTTACATCGGTTTCGTGTCCTACACCGGTGACAACAGGAATGGAACACTGAAAGATGGCCCTGGCCACAGCCTCGGTGTTGAAACACCACAAATCTTCCAAAGAGCCACCGCCCCGGCATAAGATCAACACATCGCAGCGCTGGGCACTTTGTGCCCGGCGGATAGCTCGAACGAGCTCTGCAACAGCGTTGGAACCTTGTACCGAGGTGGGGTAGATCAATACAGGAATGGCGGCAAAGCGGCGCTTTAACACCGTGAGCACATCTTTGACCGCAGCGCCATGCGGCGAGGTGATAATGCCGATGCGTGTTGGCAATTGCGGTAGGAGACGTTTGTGTTCCGCCGCAAACAAACCTTCATCGCTCAGACGCTGTTTTAATTGTTCAAACTGTAATTGCAGCGCTCCTTCGCCGGAGGCCTCCATATGCTCCACCAGCAGTTGAAATTCTCCTCTGGCCTCATACAGACTCACTTTGGCCAGGACCACCACGTGATCTCCATTCTTTGGGGCGAATCGCAGCAAACGGTTGCGGGTTCGAAACATGGCGCAGCGCACTTGTGCCCGCGTGTCTTTCAGGCTGAAGTACCAATGGCCGGAGGAGGGGTTGGCCAGATTGGAAATTTCGCCTTCCAACCAGACATGTGAAAACTGCTTTTCCAATGAGATTTTAGCGGTTCGGGTCAGTTCCGATACGGTCAGAATTTGCCGTGACTGGCTCATAGGGTTGTTTTGGATAATGCGTTTGGTTTGGTGATAAGCAAAAAAGCAGGCCGAAGCCTGCTTTTTTTGTGTGGATCATGCCGACACTAGAATAACCAGGGTCCGGCGTTTTTCTGACTCATAGCCTGTTGGTACGCGGCTTCACCTTCAAACTTGGCACGGGCAGCCAATTTACGGGCTTGTTCTGTATCGCCTTTGCTCAATGCCGCTTTAGCGCCTTTGATAAATTTGTCTTGAGAATCACGCCACGCGCCACCGTTGGCTTGGGCTTTTTTGATCACAGCTTCGGCTTCTTTGATTAATGATTCTACAGACCCGCCACCGTCACTGGAGGTGGCCATCGTACCACCACCGGTGGAAGCACATCCGGAAATTGAAATAGCTAGAAATGCCGCTGTGACAATCAATACTTTTCTCATTTACTCTCCTCCAATGAAGTGTACTGTCTAAATAATTTATAACAATTGTTCGCGGTGGATTCGCCAATTGCCACTGTGACCAGTGCGAGGGGATTTATGCCCCTTTTTTCCTCCTGTTCATCACAGCGAGTGGCGTGTTATCCCGAAAAGCGATAAGCCTTTTGCTAAGCTACCGGTTTACCTTATACACGTCAATCTTTATAATTCGCACCCTACTATATATTTACCCTGTAGGGAACCCCACTATGCGCATAGTTCAGGAAGCACTCACGTTCGATGACGTTTTACTGGTCCCGGCTCATTCCACGGTGATGCCTAAAGACGTTGACCTAAAGACACAATTAACGCGTGGGATTAACTTAAACATACCTTTGGTATCCGCGGCAATGGATACGGTCACAGAAGCTCGTTTGGCCATCAGCATGGCCCAGGAGGGCGGAATTGGCATTATTCATAAGAATATGTCGGCGGAACAACAAGCCAATCAGGTACGAATGGTTAAAAAGTTTGAAAGCGGTGTCATCAAAGATCCTATCACCGTGGCACCCAACACCAGCATTAAAGAAGTATTGGCGTTGACCCGAGCCCACAATATTTCCGGAGTTCCGGTGGTTGATGGTGCCGATTTGGTAGGTATAGTGACCGGCCGTGATTTGCGTTTTGAGACTCGTCACGACAATCCGGTTTCCAGTATCATGACCCCTAAAGAGAAATTGGTGACCGTTAGGGAGGGCGCGGAACCTCAGGAAATTCTTAAACTTTTACATGAATTTCGGATTGAAAAAATCTTGGTGGTGAACGATCAGTTCCAGCTGCGAGGCTTGGTCACGGTTAAGGATATTCAAAAAGCCACCGAGTTTCCCAATGCCTGTAAAGACGAGCACGGTCGCTTACGCGTTGGAGCTGCCGTCGGAACCGGTGCCGGAACCGAGGATCGAGTGGCCGGTTTGGTGGATGCCGGTGTGGATGTGGTGGTGGTGGACACGGCTCACGGCCATTCCCAAGGTGTTTTGGATCGAGTCGCCTGGGTAAAAAGTCATTACCCTGATTTGCAGGTAATAGGTGGAAATATCGCTACTGCTGAAGCTGCCAAAGCATTGGTGGCTGCCGGTGCCGATGGTGTTAAAGTGGGTATTGGCCCCGGTTCCATTTGCACGACCCGAATTGTTGCCGGTGTGGGCGTGCCACAGATCACCGCGATCGCCAATGTGGCCGAGGCTTTGAAGGGCACGGGTATACCATTGATCGGTGATGGTGGTATCCGTTATTCCGGTGACGTGGCCAAAGCCATAGCCGCCGGGGCCTCCAGTATTATGATCGGGAGTATGTTTGCCGGTACGGAAGAAGCGCCGGGAGAAGTTGAGCTGTTTCAAGGGCGCTCTTACAAAGCCTACCGTGGCATGGGTTCCTTGGGGGCTATGACGGCGCAACAGGGCTCCAGCGATCGTTATTTCCAGGAAGGCAACCAACCGGATAAACTGGTGCCGGAAGGCATCGAAGGGCGAGTTCCTTTTAAAGGGGCATTGCGTCCGGTGTTACATCAACTACTGGGCGGTGTGCGCTCCAGCATGGGTTATACGGGTTGTGGCGATATTCTCGCTATGCGCACCAATACCCAATTTGTACGTATCACCAATGCGGGCATTGGCGAGAGTCATGTGCACGATGTTCAAATTACCAAAGAGGCTCCCAACTATCGGGTGTGAATCCCCGCGGCGTTGCCGCGGCCTATAACGATAAAGTCAGGTTTTACATGTCAAATAATGCGGATATACACCAGGATAAGGTTCTTATCATCGATTTTGGATCGCAATACACCCAGTTGATCGCCCGGCGGGTTAGAGAAATCGGTGTTTTTTGTGAAATTTTCGCCTACGACATGGTGGATGAAAAGTTTGTGCTCGACTACTGGCCGAAGGGAATCATATTATCCGGTGGCCCGGAGTCCGTGAATATGGATCAGCCGCCACGTTTGGATCAGGCCATTTTTTCCATGAAAATTCCCATTCTGGGGATATGTTACGGCATGCAAACCATGGCGGCACAAATGGGGGGCAAGGTACGCAGTGCCGGCAAAAGTGAATTTGGTTTTGCTCAAGTCCGTGCCCGCGGTCATTCTGAATTGCTGGAAGACATCGAAGATCACACCAGCCCGGAAGGCTACGGCATGTTGGACGTGTGGATGAGCCATGGGGACGAGGTGAGCGAGATTCCCGAAGGCTTTAAAGTCATCGCCAGCTCCGATAATGCGGAGATCGCCGGTATTGGCAACGATGAGAAACAAATGTACGGGATCCAGTTTCACCCGGAAGTCACCCACACCCGCCAGGGCAGTCGTATTCTAAAGCGCTTTGTGAGCGATATCTGCGAGTGTGATACTTTGTGGTCACCCGGTAATATTGTTAACGATACTATCTTGAAAGTCCGCGAATTGGTGGGTGTGGACAAAGTGGTGTTGGGGCTGTCCGGTGGGGTGGATTCTTCCGTGGTGGCGGCTTTGTTACACAAAGCCATCGGCGATCAACTGATCTGTGTATTTGTGGATAATGGTTTGTT belongs to Gammaproteobacteria bacterium and includes:
- a CDS encoding PilZ domain-containing protein, producing MENRWSSRKDLNIGVDVHCDGTVVSCSCRDIAMGGAYLESSAPSMLSHKSEVELVFHLKDGFNNIKYALPAQIVRVDQQGYALRFLSNDTAAFRSLQSLLSYQSC
- a CDS encoding DUF3330 domain-containing protein; protein product: MDNKPKPKEPDLVACEICLEEIPVSASIHQEADEYVQHYCGIECYSQWKRQQHPLESD
- the asd gene encoding archaetidylserine decarboxylase (Phosphatidylserine decarboxylase is synthesized as a single chain precursor. Generation of the pyruvoyl active site from a Ser is coupled to cleavage of a Gly-Ser bond between the larger (beta) and smaller (alpha chains). It is an integral membrane protein.), whose amino-acid sequence is MNNSNNETAGLLDFVKAWPQYILPHYALSNLMHALTRSKTVWWKNFFIRWFIKQYKINMSEANPSDPSAYASFNEFFTRPLQTQARPIAFGDKHIVSPVDGAISQSGDIVNGNVFQAKGRSYTLHELLAGEQQWVDSFNNGHFATIYLSPKDYHRIHMPRSGHLVAMSHIPGRLFSVNPATTRAIPRLFARNERVIAYFETPAGPMAMILVGAIFVAGMETVWHGAVSPPHGRHICNWNYKDKNIVLEQGMEMGRFNMGSTVILLFPPKSMAWQNLAPGKNVQMGQIIGEIQKT
- a CDS encoding SCO family protein codes for the protein MLVTSLSFYVLTANANDATVAEQLKAVLLPEPKQIAPFQLVDQHNRAFTEKSFAHKWTFVFFGYTNCPDICPTTLSELETLSKNLLPVPPMENNVQYVFATVDPKRDTPKQLLTYISYFDENFVALSGTSDQIDVLTRQLNIKYKLGEGYKGDYPVSHSSALLLIDPKGRYFARFPAPHYAKEIRTLFLALNP
- the hemH gene encoding ferrochelatase, whose amino-acid sequence is MDSTNIKIEDNQEFDHKTQLTTGILLVNLGTPESPTASALRRYLAEFLWDPRIVDLPRWLWWFILKVILLIRPRRSAAAYKKIWTEAGSPLLVISQRQKEVIERSLSSLYTGPIVVELGMRYGNPSIAYALQRLRQAHAQRVLVLPLYPQYSCSTTASTFDAVAAAVKNWRWVPELRMVNSYHDFPPYIEALANSIKESWGANGQAQMLLFSFHGTPMRFLETGDPYHCMCQTTARLVAERLGLVESRWQVTFQSIFGREKWLQPYTINTLETLAHSGVRSVDVVCPGFSADCLETLEEIQEENCHAFLNAGGKEFRYIPALNDRVDHVHALCSLIQMHTLGWLDTAERWDAQVHQQANVDRAERAKALGAKK
- a CDS encoding ion transporter, whose amino-acid sequence is MQNTLKKFVDSTYFEYGIVGLILINAVVLGLETSPEIVAKYNGGLVLLNNIILAVFVLEAILKIAAVAPRLKLYFGDGWNLFDFTVVVVSLIPATGEYAMIARLARLLRIARLISTIPELRLIVSTLVRSIPSMGHVLLLMGVIFYIYAVAGYHLFHQHDPEHWRNLGISLLTLFRVVTLEDWTDVMYKAMELHHLFWLYFVSFVTVGTFVVINLFIAVVLNNLEEAKQERLEQLQSPPSKDDILKELKQTQAALAKLQQKLENAPGH
- a CDS encoding peptidoglycan DD-metalloendopeptidase family protein, which translates into the protein MKPVIRHFTKAIIITALLLLLTPTVVVAVVPKANPVPGGVAWVSLGHSSDKPQAYFGKNPVMVVPIPGKTDHWRAVTGIPLDTKPGQHQLRISRASGDSVVSFKIKNKKYKKQYLKIKNKRKVDPNPEDLKRILSEKEEITASLAHWRDAPPSTEDFQIPVHGRLSSPFGLRRFFNQKPRKPHSGIDIAAPHGTPIVAPAAAVVLQTGDYFFNGNTVFLDHGNGLITMYCHMSRIDVKPGDTIERGQQIGAIGKTGRATGPHLHWGVSLNDARVDPGLFFDDIRKQVRRKHAKK
- the xseA gene encoding exodeoxyribonuclease VII large subunit; the protein is MSQSRQILTVSELTRTAKISLEKQFSHVWLEGEISNLANPSSGHWYFSLKDTRAQVRCAMFRTRNRLLRFAPKNGDHVVVLAKVSLYEARGEFQLLVEHMEASGEGALQLQFEQLKQRLSDEGLFAAEHKRLLPQLPTRIGIITSPHGAAVKDVLTVLKRRFAAIPVLIYPTSVQGSNAVAELVRAIRRAQSAQRCDVLILCRGGGSLEDLWCFNTEAVARAIFQCSIPVVTGVGHETDVTIADFVADVRAATPSAAAELVSPDKIEWLETLQALQQRLQREFKNKLLYRKQQLEWLRKRMQHPARRLQTQAQRLDELEQRLLQSFSLLQQQNHTRLQHLSSRLELQSPLKRIPPLQWRLGAYGQRLHAVMAHILDEHRQQLGALGRALDAVSPLATLGRGYAIVRSSNGTIVRNSETVKLGQSVKTQLHRGTLHCTVDAIEPSNALNPIDANATIESADDELQP
- a CDS encoding SoxXA-binding protein, producing MRKVLIVTAAFLAISISGCASTGGGTMATSSDGGGSVESLIKEAEAVIKKAQANGGAWRDSQDKFIKGAKAALSKGDTEQARKLAARAKFEGEAAYQQAMSQKNAGPWLF
- the guaB gene encoding IMP dehydrogenase, which codes for MRIVQEALTFDDVLLVPAHSTVMPKDVDLKTQLTRGINLNIPLVSAAMDTVTEARLAISMAQEGGIGIIHKNMSAEQQANQVRMVKKFESGVIKDPITVAPNTSIKEVLALTRAHNISGVPVVDGADLVGIVTGRDLRFETRHDNPVSSIMTPKEKLVTVREGAEPQEILKLLHEFRIEKILVVNDQFQLRGLVTVKDIQKATEFPNACKDEHGRLRVGAAVGTGAGTEDRVAGLVDAGVDVVVVDTAHGHSQGVLDRVAWVKSHYPDLQVIGGNIATAEAAKALVAAGADGVKVGIGPGSICTTRIVAGVGVPQITAIANVAEALKGTGIPLIGDGGIRYSGDVAKAIAAGASSIMIGSMFAGTEEAPGEVELFQGRSYKAYRGMGSLGAMTAQQGSSDRYFQEGNQPDKLVPEGIEGRVPFKGALRPVLHQLLGGVRSSMGYTGCGDILAMRTNTQFVRITNAGIGESHVHDVQITKEAPNYRV
- the guaA gene encoding glutamine-hydrolyzing GMP synthase, with the protein product MSNNADIHQDKVLIIDFGSQYTQLIARRVREIGVFCEIFAYDMVDEKFVLDYWPKGIILSGGPESVNMDQPPRLDQAIFSMKIPILGICYGMQTMAAQMGGKVRSAGKSEFGFAQVRARGHSELLEDIEDHTSPEGYGMLDVWMSHGDEVSEIPEGFKVIASSDNAEIAGIGNDEKQMYGIQFHPEVTHTRQGSRILKRFVSDICECDTLWSPGNIVNDTILKVRELVGVDKVVLGLSGGVDSSVVAALLHKAIGDQLICVFVDNGLLRLKEGDQVMATFAQHMGVHVIRVNAEERFLTALSGVADPEKKRKIIGNLFVEVFEEEAGKLTGVKWLAQGTIYPDVIESAGANSGKAHVIKSHHNVGGLPEDMALQLLEPLRELFKDEVRKIGEELGLAHDLVYRHPFPGPGLGVRILGEVQKAYADVLRQADAIFIEELHKFGMYHKVSQAFAVFLPVKSVGVTGDGRRYDHVIALRAVETVDFMTARWAHLPYKFLETVSSRIMNEVDGVSRVTYDISSKPPATIEWE